The window CGGGTGAGAACGGTGACTTGCCCGCCCGCATCCGACGAAACACTGCGGAGCCGAAGTCCAGCAGCGGCAGGATGACAACGGCGATGGGCAGCAGGATCGGGATGAAGGCACCCAGCAGCTGCGATCGACCCAGCTGGTCGGGATCCAACGCGGCCGGCGGCAGGTTGCCGGTGATCGAGACAGCGGAGGTCGCCATGAGCAGTCCGAGCATCAAGGCGCCCGAGTCGCCCATGAACATCTTCGCGCGGTGCCAGTTGAACGGCAGGAAACCCGCGCACGCGCCGACGAGGACGACGGCGATGAAGGAAGACAGATTGAAGTAGGTGCTGGCACCGACATCGCGGGTGAGGACGTACGCGTAGACGAAGAAGATGCCGTTGGCGATCAGACACACCCCCGCCACGAGACCGTCCAGTCCGTCGATGAAGTTGACCGCGTTCATCACGATGACGATCGAGAACACCGTGAGCACGATGCTCATCCAGCTCGAGCCCACGGTGACCCCGCCGATCGGCAAGGCGTAGATCTGGATGTGCCCGAACCAGGCGATGATGCCCGCCGCGACGAACTGGGCACCCAGCTTGATCATCCAGTCGAGGTCCCAGAGGTCGTCCGCGATGCCGACGAGCACGATCAACAGCGTCGCGGCGAGGATCGAGAGGATCGGCCACGGGTCGATCCAGAAGATCGAGAAGAACGGGTTCGTGGAGGAGATGGCGAAGGCCGCAAGCACCCCGAGGAACATCGCGATCCCGCCCAGGCGCGGCGTCGGGCGGGTGTGGACATCGCGTTCACGGATCGCCGGGTGGAGTTTGTACCGGATGGCGACACGCCAGACCGTCCACGACAGCGCCGCCGTGATGAGCGCCGTGACGACGGCGATCAGCAGGTACTGCGTCACGCGGAGTCGCCCGCGCCCTCATCCGGCTCCGGCTCCGGCTCGAGCCGGTCGCCCAGGACCGCCAGGATCTCGGAGCGGTCGACGGCACCGTAGCGGAGGATGCGGGCGTGTCCCGTGCCGCCGAACGCGAGCGGCGTCGCATCGATGATGGTCGAAGGCACGCCGCGATCACTCGCACCGTCGTCGAGGTACACCGACACGCTGTCACCGAGCATCTCGAACGCGCCGTGCGCGTCGATCGCAGCGGGCTTGCCGGTGAGGTTCGCGCTCGAGACGGCCAGCGGACCGGTCTCCTCGAGCAGCTCCAGGGCGAGCCGGTGCGCCGGCATCCGAACGGCCACCGTGCCGCGGGTCTCCCCCAGATCCCAGGACAGCGAGGGCTGAGCGGGCAGGACGACAGTGAGCCCGCCCGGCCAATGCGCCTCGACCAGGCGTTCGATGGGCTCGGGCAGGTCGCTCACGAGCGCACGCACGGTCGACAGGCCTGCGACGAGCACGGGCGGAGGCTGCTGGCGTCCCCGGCCCTTCGCCGCGAGCAACGCAGCGACCGCGGAGGGGCTGAACGCGTCAGCGGCGACGCCGTAGACGGTGTCGGTGGGCATGACGACGAGCTCGCCGCGTGCGATCGCCTGGCGGGCTGCGCGCATACCGGCCAGGAGCTGCGACTCGTCGCGGCAGTCGTAGAGAGGGGACATGTCGGCTCCATTCTACGTGCGAGGCGGCCGCCTGCCGGGGAGCGCGGCGGCGCTCACGTCACGGGATCAGGGTCGGATCGCGGTGGTGGCGCGGTCACGCAGCGTGAGGTCGGGGTGCGTGGCGGCCGATCGCCACCCCGCCGTGGTCAAGACCTCGCGGACTGACGCTCCTTGCACCTCGGCGTGCTCGATGACGATCATGCCCCCCGGGTGCAGCAGCCGCAGGCCGACCTGGGCGAGCACGCGCACGACGTCGAGGCCGTCCTCGCCGCCGTACAGCGCCTGCGGCGGATCGTAGAGGCGGACCTCCGGGTCGCGCGGAATCGCCTCAGCGGGGACATACGGCGGGTTGGAGACCAGGACCGAGACGCTGTGGTCGAGATCGCCGAACGCGTCCGACAGGTCGGCGAAGACGAGCCGAGCGTTCGGCGCGTTCACTCGCGCGAAGTTCTCCTTGGCCCAGATGTAGGCGTCGACGGAGTTCTCCGCGGCGTGCACCCGCGCATGCGGCACCTCGGTCGCCATCGACAGCGCGATCGCGCCGGAACCGGTCCCGAGATCGACCGCGACCGGCTCGGGCGATGCACTGGCACGCAGGGCGTCGATGGCAAGCTGGGCGACCATCTCGGTCTCGGGGCGCGGAACGAACACGCCCGGACCGACGGAGAGCTCCAGATGCCGGAACGGCGCGACGCCCGTCAGATGCTGCAGCGGCTCGCGTGCCGCACGGCGCTCCACGAGACGCATGAGGCGCTCGCGCGCGGCGGTGTCGAGCTCGGCTGCGCGGATGGCCGCAGCTTGCACCTCCCCGCGACCGATCCCCAGCACGTGTGCCAGGAGCAGCTCGGCATCGACGCGCGGGTCGACGATGCCGGCACGGGCGAAGCGCGCCGAGACGTCGCCGAGGACGACGTCGATCCGCGATGTCGCGGACGGGTGGACATCCTGGTCGGAAGGCGTGGAAGGGCACATGGGCCCGCCCAGCCTACCCGCTGCGTCATACTCGGCCTCCGGCGGGATTGCTCCCCTAGGCTGGGCGCACCTCGTCCCCGACTCGAAAGGTCGCGTCATGCCCGGCATCCACTCCGACATCACCTCCGCGTTCGGCGAGACGCCTCTCGTGCGTCTGAACCGCGTGACGGAGGGCGTCGACGGCGTCGTCCTGGCCAAGCTCGAGTTCTACAACCCCGCCTCCAGCGTGAAGGACCGCCTCGGGATCGCGATCGTCGACGCCGCGGAGGCGTCCGGCGAGCTCAAGCCCGGCGGCACGATCGTGGAGTCCACGAGCGGCAACACCGGCATCGCCCTCGCGATGGTGGGCGCCGCCCGCGGCTACCGCGTCATCCTGACCATGCCCGCCTCCATGTCGAAGGAGCGCCGCATCCTGCTGAAGGCCTTCGGCGCCGAGCTGGTGCTCACCGACCCGACGAAGGGCATGTCGTTCGCGGTCGACGAGGCCAAGCGCATCGTCGCCGAGACGCCCGGCGCCGTCTGGGCCCGCCAGTTCGAGAACGAGGCGAATCCCGCCATCCACCGCCGCACGACGGCCGAGGAGATCCTGCGCGACACCGAGGGCAAGGTCGACTACTTCGTCGCGGGCATCGGCACGGGCGGCACCATCACGGGTGTGGGCGAGGTGCTCAAGGAGCGCGTGCCGGGCGTGAAGATCGTCGCCGTCGAGCCCGCCGACTCCCCCATCCTCACCAAGGGCCACCCGGGGCCGCACAAGATCCAGGGCATCGGGCCGAACTTCGTCCCGGCCATCCTCAACCGGGACATCATCGACGAGGTCATCGACGTCGAGTTCGATGACGCGATCCGCGTCGCCCGGGAGACCGCCGCCAAGGATGGCGTGCTCGTGGGCATGTCCAGCGGCGCCGCGATCTGGGCCGCTCTCCAGATCGCCGCACGCCCCGAGGCCGCGGGCAAGAACATCGTCGTCATCATCCCGTCGGCGGGCGAGCGCTACCTCACCACTGCACTGTTCGAAGACCTCCGCGAGGACTGATGCCGGTCGCTGTGATTCGCCGCATCCGGGAGGACATCGCCGCCGCCCGGATGCGGGATCCCGCCGCCCGCGGCGGAGCGGAGATCGCTCTGCTGTACCCGGGACTCCACGCGATCTGGGCACATCGCGTCTGGCACGCGCTGTGGCGTCGGCGCCTGCGCTTCATCGCACGGGCGGGATCCCAGGTGACGCGATGGCTCACGGGCATCGAGATCCATCCCGGCGCTCGGATCGGCCGCCGCTTCTTCATCGACCACGGCATGGGCGTCGTGATTGGCGAGACGGCGGAGGTCGGCGATGACGTCATGCTCTACCACGGGGTCACCCTGGGCGGCCGCCAGCGCGAAGGCGGCAAGCGGCACCCGACGCTCGGCAACGGTGTCGCGGTCGGCGCCGGTGCGAAGATCCTCGGGCCCGTGCGCATCGGCGCGCACAGCGTCGTCGGAGCCAACGCCGTGGTCACGCGCGACGCCCCGGCCGACAGCGTGCTGGTCGGCGTGCCGGCGAAGGCTCGGCCGCGCAGGGGCAACGAGGACACCCGCGCGCTGCTCACCGCGCCCGAGTACTCGATCTAGCCCGTGCCACCTGCACGCCCCGCTCTGACGTCGGCGCCGCATCCGCCCCACCAGGGCACTCGCGCACCACTGGTCGTGCAGACGTCGCGGCCCCGTACGCTCGAGAGATGAGCGAGCTGCACGAGCTGTCCCTCGTCGAGGTGGCGCGGATGCTGCGCGACGGCGATCTCGACCCGCTCGAGACCACGCGGCACTACCTGTCGCGCATCGCGGCGCGCGCGGATCTGGGTGCGTTCGCCGAGGTCACCGCCGATGCGGCGCTCGAGCGCGCGCAGCACCTCTCCCGGGCCACGACCCGCGGCCCCCTCCACGGTGTCCCTCACGCGGACAAGGACCTCGTGGCGCGGGCGGGCATCCCCACCCGGTACGGCTCCCGATCCCGCGCGGATCACATCCCCGCCGTGTCGGATCCGCTGGCGATCGCCCTCGACGACGCCGGTGCCGTGAACCTCGGCAAGACGGCGACGAGCGAGTTCGGTCTGACCGGCTACACGGAGCCGCTCACCGGGCTGCCCACGCGCGACCCCTGGGACACGGCGAACGGCGCGGGCGGCTCGAGCGGCGGCGCCGCCGTCGCCGTGTCCGCGGGTCTGCTGCCTGCCGCGGTGGGCTCCGACGGCGGCGGCTCGATCCGCATCCCCGCGGCCACGGTCGGCGTCGTCGGGCTGAAGCCGTCGCGCGGACGCCTGCCGATCGGGTCGGGTCTGGACTCCCCCGACCAGCTCGCGGTGACGGGTCCCCTCGCGCGGAGCGTCGCCGACGCCGCCTACCTCTTCGACGCCCTGGTGCAGCTCGCGCCGTACCCCTATGCGACCGCGGCACCGGGATCGAGCAGCGTCTTCGATGTCGTGCGACGGATGCCGCCATCCGCCCGAATCGGCGTCACCACGGTCTCTCCGTGGGACGACGACGAGGACATCCGCCTGGATCCCGACGCACGCGAGGCGGTCGAGCGCGCCGCATCCTGGCTCACCGGCGACGGGCACGACGTCGAGGACGCCCTCTGGCGCCCGCGCGGCTACGCCGACATGTTCCGCCGGCTGTGGCGGGTCAGTGCCGCGCGGATCCCGCTCACGGATGCCGACCGCGGTCTCGTCGAACCGCTGACCGCGTGGCTCGTGCAGGAGGGGCGCGCCCTGTCGGGGCCCGAAGCGCTGGAGACGCTGAGCGCCGCACGCGCGTTCGAGCGTCAGACCGTCGCCGCCTTCGCGCCCTACGACGCCATCCTGATGCCTGCCCTCGCACAGGCGCCGCGTCCGGTCGGCTGGTACGAGGGGCACGATCCGCTCCGGACCTTCGCCCTCCAGGTGGAGTACGCGCCGTACTCGAGCTTCGTGAACGTCGCAGGGCTGCCTGCGGTGACGCTCCCGGTGAGCGTCGCCGAATCGGGCCACCCGGTGTCGGTGCAGCTGGTCGGGCGGCCCGGCGGCGAGGCCGCCATCCTGTCGCTGGCGGCACAGCTCGAGGACCACCGCGGCACGCTGCCGCACCCGCCCGGCTGGTGACCGAACGCGCTCACTCTCCCGCGAGCGCCGCCAATCGGGCCTCTTCATCCGCCGCGATGGCGGAGTCGATGATGGGCCCCAGCGCACCGTCCATGACCTGGTCGAGGTTGTAGGCCTTGTAGCCGGTGCGGTGGTCGGCGATCCGGTTCTCGGGGAAGTTGTACGTGCGGATGCGCTCGGAACGGTCCATGCCCCGGATCTGCGAGCGGCGGGCGTCGGATGCGGCCGCGTCCCGCTCCTCCTGCTGCTTGGCGAGCAGGCGGGCACGCAGCACGCGCATCGCCGCCTCGCGGTTCTGCAGCTGGCTCTTCTCGTTCTGCATCGAGACCACGATGCCCGTGGGGACGTGGGTGATGCGCACGGCCGAATCGGTGGTGTTGACCGACTGCCCGCCGGGACCGGACGAACGGAAGACATCGATCTTGAGATCGTTCTGATCGATCTGGATCTCCTCCGGCTCGTCGACCTCGGGGAAGACGAGCACACCCGTCGTCGAGGTGTGGATGCGGCCCTGCGACTCGGTCGCCGGCACCCGCTGCACGCGGTGCAC is drawn from Microbacterium binotii and contains these coding sequences:
- a CDS encoding L-threonylcarbamoyladenylate synthase, whose product is MSPLYDCRDESQLLAGMRAARQAIARGELVVMPTDTVYGVAADAFSPSAVAALLAAKGRGRQQPPPVLVAGLSTVRALVSDLPEPIERLVEAHWPGGLTVVLPAQPSLSWDLGETRGTVAVRMPAHRLALELLEETGPLAVSSANLTGKPAAIDAHGAFEMLGDSVSVYLDDGASDRGVPSTIIDATPLAFGGTGHARILRYGAVDRSEILAVLGDRLEPEPEPDEGAGDSA
- the epsC gene encoding serine O-acetyltransferase EpsC, with translation MPVAVIRRIREDIAAARMRDPAARGGAEIALLYPGLHAIWAHRVWHALWRRRLRFIARAGSQVTRWLTGIEIHPGARIGRRFFIDHGMGVVIGETAEVGDDVMLYHGVTLGGRQREGGKRHPTLGNGVAVGAGAKILGPVRIGAHSVVGANAVVTRDAPADSVLVGVPAKARPRRGNEDTRALLTAPEYSI
- a CDS encoding MraY family glycosyltransferase, whose protein sequence is MTQYLLIAVVTALITAALSWTVWRVAIRYKLHPAIRERDVHTRPTPRLGGIAMFLGVLAAFAISSTNPFFSIFWIDPWPILSILAATLLIVLVGIADDLWDLDWMIKLGAQFVAAGIIAWFGHIQIYALPIGGVTVGSSWMSIVLTVFSIVIVMNAVNFIDGLDGLVAGVCLIANGIFFVYAYVLTRDVGASTYFNLSSFIAVVLVGACAGFLPFNWHRAKMFMGDSGALMLGLLMATSAVSITGNLPPAALDPDQLGRSQLLGAFIPILLPIAVVILPLLDFGSAVFRRMRAGKSPFSPDRKHLHHRMLDMGHSDRDAVLIFYAWTAIIGITFLLMYIATREDWFGQYWIGVAFGVVGVAACLVVTFLPARRSRSTTAPDEIAEETP
- the cysK gene encoding cysteine synthase A; translated protein: MPGIHSDITSAFGETPLVRLNRVTEGVDGVVLAKLEFYNPASSVKDRLGIAIVDAAEASGELKPGGTIVESTSGNTGIALAMVGAARGYRVILTMPASMSKERRILLKAFGAELVLTDPTKGMSFAVDEAKRIVAETPGAVWARQFENEANPAIHRRTTAEEILRDTEGKVDYFVAGIGTGGTITGVGEVLKERVPGVKIVAVEPADSPILTKGHPGPHKIQGIGPNFVPAILNRDIIDEVIDVEFDDAIRVARETAAKDGVLVGMSSGAAIWAALQIAARPEAAGKNIVVIIPSAGERYLTTALFEDLRED
- the prfA gene encoding peptide chain release factor 1, which encodes MFESVRGLLDEHRTVQEELSDPAVHADAARAKRVNRRYAELSRIVRAYEAWQGAVEDLAAARELAGEDEAFADEVPALEEQRDAAQERLRRLLIPRDPDDARDVIMEIKAGEGGAESALFAADLLRMYVQYAASQGWKTELLERNESDLGGYKDVQVAIKGTSSDPAAGVWAHLKYEGGVHRVQRVPATESQGRIHTSTTGVLVFPEVDEPEEIQIDQNDLKIDVFRSSGPGGQSVNTTDSAVRITHVPTGIVVSMQNEKSQLQNREAAMRVLRARLLAKQQEERDAAASDARRSQIRGMDRSERIRTYNFPENRIADHRTGYKAYNLDQVMDGALGPIIDSAIAADEEARLAALAGE
- the prmC gene encoding peptide chain release factor N(5)-glutamine methyltransferase, translating into MCPSTPSDQDVHPSATSRIDVVLGDVSARFARAGIVDPRVDAELLLAHVLGIGRGEVQAAAIRAAELDTAARERLMRLVERRAAREPLQHLTGVAPFRHLELSVGPGVFVPRPETEMVAQLAIDALRASASPEPVAVDLGTGSGAIALSMATEVPHARVHAAENSVDAYIWAKENFARVNAPNARLVFADLSDAFGDLDHSVSVLVSNPPYVPAEAIPRDPEVRLYDPPQALYGGEDGLDVVRVLAQVGLRLLHPGGMIVIEHAEVQGASVREVLTTAGWRSAATHPDLTLRDRATTAIRP
- a CDS encoding amidase, giving the protein MSELHELSLVEVARMLRDGDLDPLETTRHYLSRIAARADLGAFAEVTADAALERAQHLSRATTRGPLHGVPHADKDLVARAGIPTRYGSRSRADHIPAVSDPLAIALDDAGAVNLGKTATSEFGLTGYTEPLTGLPTRDPWDTANGAGGSSGGAAVAVSAGLLPAAVGSDGGGSIRIPAATVGVVGLKPSRGRLPIGSGLDSPDQLAVTGPLARSVADAAYLFDALVQLAPYPYATAAPGSSSVFDVVRRMPPSARIGVTTVSPWDDDEDIRLDPDAREAVERAASWLTGDGHDVEDALWRPRGYADMFRRLWRVSAARIPLTDADRGLVEPLTAWLVQEGRALSGPEALETLSAARAFERQTVAAFAPYDAILMPALAQAPRPVGWYEGHDPLRTFALQVEYAPYSSFVNVAGLPAVTLPVSVAESGHPVSVQLVGRPGGEAAILSLAAQLEDHRGTLPHPPGW